Proteins encoded together in one Bactrocera neohumeralis isolate Rockhampton chromosome 4, APGP_CSIRO_Bneo_wtdbg2-racon-allhic-juicebox.fasta_v2, whole genome shotgun sequence window:
- the LOC126756744 gene encoding bolA-like protein 3: MVIMSRLRGITSILTRFLSSVQQNNAQQQIHQLLTGRFPKASVNVVDVSGGCGAMFEVFVEDKEFEGLSTLKQHKLITQTLKEQIKNMHGVRIHTSIPKAK, encoded by the exons ATGGTTATAATGAGCCGTTTGCGTGGAATTACCTCGATTTTAACGCGATTTTTATCGTCAGTTCAACAAAACAACGCCCAGCAGCAAATACACCAGTTATTAACTGGCAGATTTCCTAAG GCAAGCGTCAACGTTGTAGATGTATCTGGAGGTTGTGGTGCTATGTTTGAGGTGTTTGTGGAAGATAAAGAATTTGAAGGTTTATCCACTTTAAAGCAACATAAATtaataacacaaacattaaaagagcaaataaaaaatatgcacgGTGTCCGCATACATACATCAATACCAAAAGCCAAATGA